GCGCTCCGGCACATCATCAGGGTGACAGggtcacttttttttctctcgggAAATATCCGCAACCGTCAATGAATGTAAAGTCTATTGGGGATTTTCAGTCCCATATACACCATCCAAAGGCTGAATcttatactccgtactactgtttttttttccggataTATCTTATACTGTGTTGCTTAGCTAATTTCACGTGCTACGGAATTTACCTCCCGATGTCAATGCACGGATCGTCCAATCGAGCGTCATCAGAAGTCTAATGTTTTTAGAAACACCAAGTTAACTCGTATACGAATACAAAACATCCCTACCATTGCACGCACGTATTCACAATGCGACTAGCTACTGTAGACTGAAGATGCAGAAATTCAGTTATATCACGCTGTCGGCACCTCGTCTACCAACGGATTTTAATCTCGCTTAGCATCGAATTTAGTTTTATTCTCTATCCATAGGTATACTTATCCGACTAACAACGTACTCCCTCGTATCCataaaagtgtcgcccacttaatACAAAAATTGTACTTAGTATAAATTggacgacattttttatggatacGAGGGAGTAGCTTATGCATCTTAGAgccttgattttgtttttttttgtttttttgaacaACGATCTGACTTTATTTCATAAAAGAAAGTACACTAGATTGATACAATTGAGGAAAACAAAAGTAACAAAAAATCttcgaaagaaaaatgatTGCTTCGGAAAATCGAAATGGCTTtattttgtcttttttaatGGGAATCTTTATTTTGTCGATCTTCGTCCAAATGATTGCTTCGGAAAATCGAAAGTTTCGGCCTACGGAGTATGATTCAGCAGAAAAATGTACTAGTAGCAGATTTTGGGCCAACTTTCGGCCTAGAACAGGTTTATTTTACATACGGCCTTGATAGACGGGCCTTTGAAATTCGGTCGTCAGCACATGGGCCTCAACGAGCTTTTTACTAGCTTGGACGTTGAACGAGTGAGCACTTTTCTAGCCCAGGCATGAGTGGAGCCACCTTTAAATGTATGGAAGCGACAACTGTGTGATACGAGGCAATACGAACACACGCAAGCTGGGTCAAATATAAGATTTAATGAGACAAGACACAAAGCAAGGCCAGAGATATCAGTCACAGGGCGCTAGACGCAAGCCATGACAAAATGACGGTAAAAAACTTTCACCGACGATATCAAGATGGCAAACACATAACTGTGGAAATGAATCAGATTATGGAGTTCGAATCAAATGTAACTACGTTCTACCGTAATACTCCTCCGTCTCATGtcaagtgactttctattatatgtatctatacgTTTTTAGACATAACTAGTAcaatgtccgtgcgttgccacggtcTCTTAAACACATACACGTAAAAATTCATATTTATGGAAATGACAACAACAGAACTTTTTGAAATGAACAGAACAAATGAGTGATAATCAAAGCGTCATTTACTTCCTAATTCAAGTCAAGTGTGGCATGTGCGATGTCTGCACGGACGGTGTCATGACCCCCATTTGTATTTAATTAAAAGTTCTTATTGTATTTAATTAAAGGCTCTTACAGATCTAACATTGGAACACATGAACAACAAATGACACAATTGAAAGAAACCATTCTAGGTTCTAGCCCAAAACAAATACTTTGTTCGTCCATGATACTGATACTGGTATCAAAATCCTTTCTACTAATTGTGTAGTAACGTATGAACCTGAAATAggttgaaaaaaataaaaacatcgTCTCATTGTTAATGTGCTGTCTTGAGCTGTGTTTTGTAATCTTCTATTGTTTGGACCCGTGAAACAACTGAAGCTACTTACTCTTCTATTGTTTGGACATGTGAAATAACTGAAGCTATTATTTGTTAACTCAAGTGAAGACATTGCAATCTGCATTATCCGCTATCCGCTGAACAAAAAAATTTCTCAATCCGCGACGGCCATGTTGCATTCGTAGCTCACAGAAAACATAGATTGGATTAGAAAAGGTCAGAAGTGAAGTTCTTGAATTGCTTGATTGTCATTTCCTTATCTGGTTGAACATAAATCTGAACCAAACCACACATGAAAAATTTCGAATTCAATCAACACAACGGATATCTTACACCATCTTCGCTATGCTTAATCAACTGAGCTCAATAGGGAAGCCAATAAATACCCAAATCTAGTACAGCACATGAATCTTGCAACACCtgtgtgtatgtatgtatatgaTATATGCATAAAAAATCCTAGTAaaattttgcaatttttttccagCTAATCCCCTcgtggaggaggatgagggACATCATGGTGGCCACATTGATCATCCTCTTCACCATGATAAACAGGGCGGATTCCATGCAAGCCCTTTCACGCGTTCTCACAAACACCTTCCGCCCACAGCTGCAGGACTGGGGATGGTGGTAGGACGAGGCACAGGCAGAGAGTAGGGAGAcctgaggaggaagagatgaAAAATCTGCAATAagatgatgcatatgcctagTAGCCGAAGCTGGAAAACAACACCAGAGGCTCATCCCCAATCCGTTTCCCTGCTTCGGCTGCAACTTCACGGCCACCGCAGTATTGGCCTTGTCCACCCTCCTTCACCAGCCAAGGTCCTACAGGATCCACCAATGGCGGACAGGGGCAGAACTCGACGACGACCCTCCAACCTCCAAGGAACCAACCCCTTTTCATCGCTCCACCGTTGGCCTCATCTTCCTCCGCGTGATCGCGTAagccgccggtcgccgccaGCCTCGTCTGCTCCATGTCGCCCTCCGCACGACCCTGCCGCCATCCTCATCTCCTCCGTGAGGCCCGCCAAaccaccccgccgccggtcTCGTCTCCTCCGCATGGCCCTCCGCCCTTCCTCTGCGCCAGGTTAGCGCCACCCGCTCTGGAAATCGAGGCCGCCATCCCTTTTTAGATAGAtcgtgttttccttttttcctagCGTGAGTACGTGACGCAGGTGGATTTTCTTTCGACGCGGACAACGGACAAAGCGAAacagacgacgacgaaggaagcTTTACTCCCTTTATTAGTTGGGTAgaatacatcaatatttgagcaaatttgagtcacttaatatgagacggaaaGAGTATCTTTCCGGTTTAGGTATATACACCCTGGCGTGGACATATATGCCTCTGCCCGCTTGAGGAGGATCGCACGTGGGGCTGCACCGCCAGACTTTCCGCATGTGCGATCGATCTATCTGAGAGGAGTTTCTAGTGAGATTGGGATAGGTCTTACGTAGGTGGACTGAAGTAATGACACACGTAGCACTAGACCTCGACGTACGTACATATATCCAGCAAAAGAACAAGGAACCTATATATAGCTCGATGTATCCCCAAGATGAAAAGCTGACGGCATTGCTCTCTCTCAACATGTCGATGGCGCCTACATAGCCAAAGGCCGGAGACCACGGACACCACGAGTCCATGACTGCACCGCGCACCGTTCTACTCCTGCCCATATATACTTTACGTACGTGCGTCCAAAACCAGCTGCGCCACGCTCACAACACGTTACTGGTGGACCGACGCGTGATAACGGGCCCTTGCGCTCCGTGCAGAGATATATCCCATCCATGCACCGCAGCGGGGGACTGCGGGCATGCAGGCGCGTGCGCGCGTGACGAAACAGAAGTCGCCTTCTCGGCTGACTGCAATTCCTGAATAGCTGTCTTCATTCCTGGCTATCTGCCGCCGCGTATATATGCGCGCGGGGTGGCACGCACACAGGAGCGCTAGTCAGGACGACGACGGACGCCTTCGTTCGACGTCCGGTGAGCCTTCTGCTTACTTCCAGAGAGATAATGGCTGGCCGTGCTGCCGTCCCGGAGGCGtcggagagcggcggcggaagatcgaggaggaggaggaggccgctgGGGTGGAAGTGCATGCCCTTCATCATAGGTGCGCGGTTTCGATCACAAGAGAAAAAGGGGGATTCCGCTTTAAATTTCCTTCCCGTTTCTCCGTATCCCAACCTGTTGCTTtggcttgttttcttttgttcgcAGTGCAAGAGGATTCTTGGATTTTGCTATAGCTGTGTGTGTGATCTTCGTGTTCGGGTGCCGCTTGTTCGTTCGTTTCGTCCTCCGTGATCCGTCGATGCATCAGGAACAGTTCAAGCTATGACGAGCTAGCACAGCATCGCGTTTCAGTTTTATGCAGGGGATGTTCTTTTTTAGATGATCCCAGGGGATGTTCTTTAATGTTTGGTAGAGGGAAACGCTAAGGATTTGTAGCTCGGGATCGGGGCAATAGGTTGATGTTAGGGGAGAGAAGACTAGTAGGTCAACTcaattggatttttttttgtaaaggacagcattaattatttttttggttctctttttgagagagagaccGGAATGGTACTATAGCAGAAATGTTTGTCACTGATGCATCATCAGGTCAAGCCCGATCTCGTAAGCATGTGCAGTCCCACACGGCCCAACATCGCCACAATCAGCACAAGCCTTGGGCTGTGCTTATATCAGTAGTAACACCATTGAGTTTATTATTTATGGAAGCCACTATTAAATCTATGGAACAGACAAGAGAGCGTGTCGTCCTCCAAGCGTTGTACAGTACACAGTTTAGAAGgtgtttattttgttgttgttatttttCTACGTTTTAATTAAACAAAATAGGAATCGGCCGGCTAACATCGTACCAGAACGCCTTTCAGCATCACCGAAGGGAGGGATCGGAACCACGTTCGCTTTGTTTGGAGGGATGTGCTTCTTCTTACTGGcccttgagaaaaaaaaagatagattTGAACAGAACGTCCAAATCGTTGGTCGTTATTAGCGTGGCGTTTCTTCTGGTGAGATCTTCAAAATTagattctgttttttttttttttttttttttttgcggggagaTTCCCTGGGGACCGTCGATTTTGGCTACCTTGTACATGCATTACTCAAATTGCACGGTATGTAGCAAGCCAACACAATGCATGCCAAATTCATAAGGTGGGACAAAGACAACATTTATGTTGGCACAATCATGAGACAACGAcaatacaaaacaaaaaaaaaagcaaaaaaaggaCATTTAAGGCAGTACATTTATTTATGATACAACGACAATGCAAACACGTAAGGCATGACAAATGCACAACAATACAGTTATGTGATATaaggcaaaaacaaatacGCAAGATTGGGTCAAATATAGCATATAAAGCAGTACAAATATGGGAGAAACAATACAAAGGTTTCAATAAAGGCAATACACATAGCAGCTAAGACACCACAACTCCGAGACACATGGCTTGAGCTGTGGCCGCACCAAGTCCGTGCGCGACACAAGCAGATAGAGGTTCCCGCAGTGATCTCTCTGAGAGGGGTTTCCTCATTTTAGGAGATCAGAAAATCTACTGTCGATGCCTCTAGCGAGAGTGTGATAGGTGAACTCGAGAGTGCATAGCTGACCTGGCATCGACGTACATATCCCGCAGAACAAAGCACCTAGCTCGATTGTATCCCCAAGATCAGAAAAGCTGACGGCATTGCTCTCTCAACGTCAGTGGCCATCTAGCCAAAGGCCGGAGGAAGGAGACCACAGCCACAATGACTTCACCGCCCCCGCCGCTCTACTGACTACTCAGCATCCAGTCCTCGGGTTAAGTTTGCAACCTCAAAGACACAAACCAGCCGCGCCACGCACGTTACAAGCGGTTCGACGCGTGGCGGCCCGTCCCCTTGTGCTCTCCTGCTCACGCGTCCCGCGTGACGGCTGGGCCATGTTATATATCGGCCCCATGCTCCGCATCCGGAGCCGCGGGCAGGGCCAGCAGGCAGGCGCGTGCGTGACGGAACCGAAGTCAGTCGCCTTCTCGGCTGCCTGTGCTGTGTGCTCTGCTCTGGCCTTTCTTTCTGCCTGCCTGCCGACTCACCGCTCACGGGAGCTATAGTCACTCGGACGACCCACGACGACCGACGTCTCTTCCTTGGTGACTCTTGTTTTACTTCCGGAGAGATGGCTGACGCTGGTGCTGGGACTGATGCTGATGCCGGGGCTGCTGTTCCGGAGGTGTTGGagagcggcggcaggaggaggaggaggccgcggggGTGGAAGTGCATGCCCTTCATCATAGGTACGTACGGCGTTCCTTCCCGTCCCTCCATCCCCCAACCTGCTTtggttttgtgttttctcgtgtgtgtttttttctctctctctctgggaGATGATGCATGGATTTTACTAGCTCTATAACCAGGACGCGTGGATTTTACTAGCTCTACAACAGTATTCTAGCTCTACAACCTTGGCTCTCAGGGCCGCTCGTTCATTCcgtcttcccttttttttttgagaggatttCGTCTTCCGTTGATGCACCGGGAACAGTTCAGCTCAAGATATGGCGAGCAAAAGCATTGCGTTGAAATTACGGGGGATGTTTGGGATAGAGAAACAAAAGATAGATTTGTAGCTCGGGGTAGGGGCGACCGGGGATGAGgttgatgtttttttagatgagAGGTTTGTTAAGTGAGAGAAGACTAGTGAGTGAAACCAATTGGACTTTTTCTTAGGTAGCGGCATGTTTTTGTAGAGAGAGACCGGAATTGGATTCTAGCAGATTTTTTTCTGCAACTACTTGGTAGAAATGACTATGCAAAGGGTGGCATAGTAACAAACGAACATTTATGAGCATAAATCTTCAATATTTTCTCTATGACATGTATACAAACGATGACGTTAATCATcgaaagaaaaactgaaacGGATCGCCTGGTGTACGTCTCCTGCCGTGGTGGTGACCATCACGTGAGtccagccaccaccaccgcagCAGAGGAGCTGCGTCCAAGAAGCAAGAAAGATGATTTTAGTTCGGTTGGGTTTTATCATGCACCGTTGCATACAGCAGTAACCTTTAATTGCAACTTTGtgcatctctttttttttccacacgAATCAACACAAACTAACCCCATATAGAGTACAGAAATGAGTGTCTGCGATTTTCTGTCCATGCAGGAACTGAGACATGTGAGAAGGTTGGGTCAATTGGTGTGGCAGCAAATCTGACGGTCTATCTTGTGACACGTTTCAACATTGGGCAGCTACAGGCAACGAACATCACCAATATTTTCTATGGTACGCTTAACTTCTCGCCGTTGCTAGGCGCTTTCATCTCCGACGCCTACTTGGGAAGGTTCAGAACCCTGGCCTATGGATCATTCGCTAGCCTCCTGGTATGTCCATGCACGACCAGTGTTCCTCTCTCAGTTTCATTTCACCTGCTCGttgacagaaaaataaatgtaaGATCAATTGTCGTTGTCAAAGTCAGGCATCAAAAATTGAATAGAATAACCAGCAATGCTGATTAATAGATGAAATTTGCCTGTGCAGGAACCACAGATAATGATCAACACTTCAATTTGTTTATTTACCCCAACAAACTCTGATGTCTCAGCAAATGATATTTTTACTGGTTTAAGCTGTTCTAAGGATTCTACTGGTAGTACCACTGCATCCTGCTATCCGGCTGCATCCTGCTGCTACACACTACTGCTTCATGTTGCTTCAAGTACAAAAGCACATGAAAGACACAATGCACTTTAGTTAGCTCGAGATGCATATTCTAGTAGACTGCACTTGCTTGACGGATACAACTTTACACAAGCTAAAAAGACGTGAACGCAACTGCACTAAGTTTCTCACAATATGCTGGCGACCATCAGCAACTGATAAATTGGGTACTGTTCAGAGTCTAATCTGTGTATATATTTGCTTTAAAAACAGGGGATGCTGGGATTGACCTTATCTGCATCACTTCCAGCTCTCAAAGTATCAAGCTGCAATCAAACAACCCAATTGGGTGAACACTGCAATAGTCCATCAACACTCCAGCTGAGTGTGTTATACCTTTCTCTAGGGTTTCTAATCATCGGTGGTGGAGCGATACGGCCATGCAGCTTGCCCTTTGGAGTAGACCAATTCGACATGACTGATGAAAAAAGCCGAAAGGGCCTGAACAGCTATTATAACTGGTACTATGGCACAACTAGTGCCGCCTTGGTGTTCTCCATGACTATTATCATCTACATCCAGACTAAAATAAGCTGGCCAATAGGATTTGGCATACCAACATTCTTTATGTTGATGGCAATTATCATCTTATTTATGGGTACCAGACTTTATGTCCATGTACCACCAGAGGGAAGCATCTTCACTGGAATTGCCCATGTTTTAGTGGCATCATTTAAAAAGAGAAGACTCAAGATTCCATGTCCTGGCGATACAAATCAACAAGAGCTACTGCTCTACAACCCTCCCACAAGGGGCAACCGCATTTTCAGATTGCCACTTACCTCCCAGTTCAGGTAAAATAAAGAACTAGACACTGTTATTGTCACAGTACATACACAAAATTGCCATTTGATGCGATCCCATTCTCAAAAGGATCATGTTTCCCAAGCAAAAACAATTTCCCGTAGTtaatccaatttttttgtttaacaTTTGTTCATTACATAACCAGTTGAACGACTCATACAGCTAGGTGTTAAAATCTCCTAAGAGTATTGTGTACGCTTAACAACACCGGCATATAACTATTTACCAAGTAGCTGCACCCATGCACTTGCTACCAAcatgcagattttttttgacgaaaaggCAGCAGCGCTGcttttcattaattaagacGAAAGAACAATTTAACATGCAGAAATTCATCTGGCCAATTCTGCAGATAAAGTGAGTAGAATGTCCTGCATGCCTGAATGCAGTTAAATAGGAACATTAAGAAGATGCTGGCCATGTCAAACAATAATAACAATAATTTCAAATAATTATATGCTACATGCTATGCATATAAACTTTTAATTGGTACTCATTCTCAGGTTTCTGAACAAAGGCACAATTGTAAGGGAAGGTGACATAAATAGTGACGGTTCTGCAAGAAACCCATGGGAGCTTTGCAGTATCCAGCAGATAGAGGAGGTCAAGTGTTTGATAAGAATTGTGCCTATTTGTATTTCTGGCATCATGTGCTTCGTTGCATTGGCTCAACAATACACCTATATAATCTTGCAAATATTAACAATGGACTGTCACCTTGGGCCACACTTTGAAATTCCTGCAGCCTCTGTAATAACCATATCCTTCATCGCCCTGACTGTATTCATGCCCATTTATGACCGAATTTTAGTACCTATGGCTAGAAGATTCACCGGAGTGGAAAGTGGGATCACACTTCTTCAGAGACAGGGTATAGGGTTGGTGATTTCTCCCATTTCAATGGTGGTAGCAGGGCTTGTTGAATGTAAAAGAAGGAACTCAGCTTTGTCTAATGGAGGAAAATCACCTCTGTCAGTCTTTTGGCTTGCCCCCCAATTGGTTTTAATGGGTATTGCTGAGGCCTTCAATGCAGTTGGACAAATAGAATTTTACAATAAGCAGTTTCCAGAGCACATGCTAACCCTAGCAGGATCCCTATTTTTCGTTACTTTAGCTGGAGCGAACTACTTGAGTACTGCTTTGGCAAGCATCACAGGAAAGGTGACTAGCAGAGATGGTCACACAAGCTGGTTGACAGACAACATTAATCTCGGCAAACTCGACTATTACTTCTATTTCATTGCCCTCATGGGAGTACTGAACCTTTTCTACTTCCTTATATGCTCGCACTACTATCAATATAAATCCATGTCACTCTATGCTGAAGAGTCCATCGAAGAGGCAGATAAAGAGATTGAGATCAACACAGATGTACGTAACAAGTAAGTCTCGTAAGGGAATTTGTCCTGCAGAGAGTATATTACTTTGGACATATTCAAGAGGTCTTCATGTTTTGTAACATGTCAGACCAACTTTCTTGTTATCTTAAGATCTTTTGAATGTGACATAGTTTAGCCAGGGCAGATTAAGATTATCCCAAAGAGCATCAATAAAGAGATAAAAGCTGCCTTGTATTCGAATTAAATGAATTCGAGTTTCCGGAACTTAATGAATTCAGCCGTATTTTTTCAGAACTTAATTGACTCTGTAGTATTTCTGCAGCAAGTACGCAAAGGCCGTCCTTTCTAAGTTGCTAGTGACAACATTTCATGTGTACACcagttatttttatttttgaaatgcaTGCACATAATGTTTAGATTAACTACCAAGTTAAATAAGCTTTCAATAATAATGTCAGGCGAGTTCATACGGTATGGTTATCAGGTGATCCTTCATATACTTGAGCGAACTTTCAAAAGCAGTTcgaaaatataaaaaaatccaCAATTTATCTAGCTTGGTTTTGACATATTTACTTTGAATAGGATGTAAAGGATATGCACAATTGCACATTCCAAGAAGTATAATAGAAATCACTAGCAATGTTGACCTACCGTGGAAAGTCGTGGAACAATAACTGGACCACCACGAACTTTTCCAAGAGCATAACTTATCTTCAACGACCGTCCTAGCATTACCTGTataattaacaaaaaaaaaatctccaagTTATTTGTTTGATCATTTTATGAATAGTTAATAGAAATTTGTAAGGTGACTCTCTCCAGATAGCACCTTTCCATCCATAGCATCCTTGGCGCACTTAGCTTCATAATCATTTGAGAACTGAACAAAACCAAAGCCTCTTGACCTTCCAGAGTTTTTGTCGTACATTATTCTCACTGCAACAAGAAATAGTCTCCATAAAACTTCACTAATAAGATTTGTCTAGCAAATGTAAAAACATATATTTAAGCATTATGTTTTGGGGGGTGGATAGAATAAATGATACTACAGTCCATTGTGGCCACACAATCTTATACCAGGCAAAAATTGATATCACCCAGTCAGTGGCTCCAGAGTATTATGTAGACATGCCATCACTCAGAGTAATCCCCTCTGTTAAAGAACTAACAACCACATGCCACATATGAACTTATGCTAAACAGAAATGATGGCCATACAGAAACCCATGTGCATGAACCAGTCTGCATGCAGGTGTGCACTGTGCAGTAATGTAAAGTTGAGAGGGCGGCTAGCTACCTACAACATAAAACTAATAGAGTACATGACTCCCACTTAGTATCAACACCTGAGAAGTATACAATCACCTTAAGGAAGAAAGACGGCCAACCGCTAGATTCATGAACAAACACCAAATTAAAAGTTCATACTTAAAATCAGCTGATACAGGGACTACCAAAAAATTGCAAGTTGCAGCAGAAATACTTGGATGCACTTAACCTGATCCATTGATGCAGATATAAGAAATATATATTATGAAATACTTCAAGCAAATCCTACCCGTATTTTTGTTCAGTTGTCTAAGGTGCTGATTTTTTGTCCCTCGAATTACATGATGAAGTGCACCCAATCGTATTGCTCAAGAATTATGTACTGAAAAGCGCACACAGTGACGGCAGCTTCTACAAAAATAGTATATACATTACTGTGAACTGTATGTTGTTGCTACAATTcagcacatgcatgtatcCAGCACCAGTTGAAACAGGTCCGGATCAGGTCAATCGGAGGCTAGTACGATTGGGCTTCCAAGTTCTAACCAGATATATTCCAAGGCAAATGCTACAAAGGGGCATGAAAAAGATAAAGTAATGAAAAACGAAGGTGTACTtaacaagttctccaagtgggtcaGAATACCGTCTGAAAAACTCCAGTCACACGTCAAAAGGCTCCTGAAGTGACCGAGATGAATTTTTAGTAACGACGCGGTGACTCACGAGACTCAAGATCCAAATATCCAATGGCCGAGGGTCTGAGCCAATCTGCTAATGCGTATGAGCCTTTTGAAACCTGTGTTGATGCTTATCCATTTTTCACAATTTCTCACCCCTTCCCAGGGAAGGAACATTCTTCCATCCCGTGCTGGATGTCATGGCCTAGATAGAACTAAGCCCCAGAGTTTTCTTTGCAACCTGTTTTGTATGACAGGATCTGACAGATTCGGCAGCACTATATTTCCCAAGTGATGCATAACTGTTAGAAAGTAACACCACATGTCCATAATCAAATGATTCCATCGTAAGCACCTTCTGTGCAGCAATTTTAGTGAATTTTATATCATTATGCAAATGACCCCCTCCCATTAAGGCCTTCCAAGCATTTGGTCCCAATTTATTGTCAGTCAAGCTAGCCACTCCTGCTGCTTCATCCAAGCGGCCAGCTCTTGCCAACATATCTACGATGCATCCAATGTGCTCCTGATGTGGATTTATGCCTTTCTCATTAATCATTCTTCTAAAGATGACTAACCCATCATCCACCAGTCCAGAATGGCTGCATGCTAGCAATGTGTTCAAGTATGTTACACTGTCTTGGTCCTCGCTAGATTTCTCCATCTCGCTAAAAAGTGTTATTGCTTCCTCTCCTTGGCCATTTATACCATAGGATAATATCATAGTATTC
The Brachypodium distachyon strain Bd21 chromosome 2, Brachypodium_distachyon_v3.0, whole genome shotgun sequence genome window above contains:
- the LOC104582926 gene encoding protein NRT1/ PTR FAMILY 2.12 encodes the protein MADAGAGTDADAGAAVPEVLESGGRRRRRPRGWKCMPFIIGTETCEKVGSIGVAANLTVYLVTRFNIGQLQATNITNIFYGTLNFSPLLGAFISDAYLGRFRTLAYGSFASLLGMLGLTLSASLPALKVSSCNQTTQLGEHCNSPSTLQLSVLYLSLGFLIIGGGAIRPCSLPFGVDQFDMTDEKSRKGLNSYYNWYYGTTSAALVFSMTIIIYIQTKISWPIGFGIPTFFMLMAIIILFMGTRLYVHVPPEGSIFTGIAHVLVASFKKRRLKIPCPGDTNQQELLLYNPPTRGNRIFRLPLTSQFRFLNKGTIVREGDINSDGSARNPWELCSIQQIEEVKCLIRIVPICISGIMCFVALAQQYTYIILQILTMDCHLGPHFEIPAASVITISFIALTVFMPIYDRILVPMARRFTGVESGITLLQRQGIGLVISPISMVVAGLVECKRRNSALSNGGKSPLSVFWLAPQLVLMGIAEAFNAVGQIEFYNKQFPEHMLTLAGSLFFVTLAGANYLSTALASITGKVTSRDGHTSWLTDNINLGKLDYYFYFIALMGVLNLFYFLICSHYYQYKSMSLYAEESIEEADKEIEINTDVRNK